A window of the Chloroflexus sp. Y-396-1 genome harbors these coding sequences:
- a CDS encoding TAT-variant-translocated molybdopterin oxidoreductase: MSEMNLHPATPEIEAVRAQLQQAHGKQFWRSLDQLVDTPAFRELLAREFPQGASELGDPVSRRSFLKLMGASLALAGLSGCTFAIKQPQEQVAPFARAPRDQIPGIPNYYATAVTLDGFALGVTVKSHEGRPTKIEGNPVHPASLGATDVFAQAELLALYDPDRPEIVRRSGLLSTWETFLTAITETLQVQRALQGQGLRVLTPTITSPTLRAQLNELLTTFPAARWVQYDPVGRSNTYAGTKLAFGAPYEPRYDFTQADVVLALDADFVSEGPGRVRYARDLMQRRRVRAETDTMSRLYVAEPVFSPTGAIADHRLAVSAGMIGQLAAAVANQLGVAAVAPATGLNEKQQQWVSAVAEDLRRAGSRAVVIVGEAQPPVVHAIAHAINLQLGAVGTTVEYTEPVAQPSDPQDLVTLVNDLRAGNVELLVIIDSNPVFTAPADLGFAEAMRQAKQTVVLNPYEDETAALATWFIPLTHPLESWSDARAYDGTATIMQPLIRPLYSSRSAHELVAALNGNIGVTDYDIVRAYWQQQTGLEDAAFDDFFKRALSSGIVEGSRFTPVQVSLVNGLRLEAPAPSAGLELIFRPDPAIWDGRFANNGWLQELPRPMTKLTWDNAALVSPRTAIRLLNLPFDPNSLSAPGRAREQALERLTGENGRMIDVTTPVGTLRLPIWIVPGHAEDTITVTLGYGRQQGGRVAEGAGFNTYRLRPSTAPWLVSGVGVAATNERYLLVSTQDHWTLEGRDVVRAGEFARFKEDPKYIAKEVYAEKYGSPERKPKYQSLLPGSLPGYDYSTGHQWGMVIDLSACIGCNACVIACQAENNIPIVGKEEVARGREMHWIRIDRYYAGEDLDNPEAYLMPMTCAHCEQAPCELVCPVAATVHDAEGINNMVYNRCVGTKYCSNNCPFKVRRFNFLQYSDLTSESLKLMRNPEVTVRNRGVMEKCSYCVQRISAARIKAKVEGNRPIRDGEVVTACQQVCPTEAIIFGNINDPDSRVAKIKKQPHNYTVFDELNLKPRTSYLARVRNPGEGLDGGHSAG; encoded by the coding sequence ATGAGTGAGATGAATCTTCACCCTGCCACGCCTGAGATCGAGGCTGTCCGCGCCCAGCTACAGCAAGCGCACGGCAAGCAATTCTGGCGTTCACTCGATCAACTGGTCGATACGCCGGCCTTCCGCGAACTGCTCGCCCGTGAATTTCCCCAGGGTGCGAGTGAGTTAGGCGATCCGGTGTCACGTCGTTCGTTCCTCAAGCTGATGGGAGCATCGCTGGCGCTTGCCGGTCTTTCTGGCTGCACCTTCGCGATTAAACAACCACAAGAGCAGGTTGCACCCTTTGCCCGTGCACCGCGTGATCAGATTCCGGGTATTCCTAACTACTACGCTACAGCCGTGACCCTCGATGGGTTTGCGCTTGGGGTTACGGTGAAGAGTCACGAGGGGCGTCCAACCAAGATCGAAGGGAATCCGGTTCATCCGGCCAGTTTGGGCGCAACCGATGTGTTCGCCCAGGCCGAATTACTGGCCCTCTACGATCCTGATCGCCCTGAAATAGTACGGCGTAGCGGTTTGCTGAGCACGTGGGAGACATTTCTGACGGCAATTACCGAAACCTTGCAGGTGCAACGTGCTTTGCAGGGTCAGGGGTTGCGGGTGCTGACGCCAACGATCACGTCACCAACGCTGCGGGCGCAGTTGAACGAACTGCTGACGACGTTTCCAGCAGCGCGTTGGGTTCAGTATGATCCGGTAGGACGCAGCAATACGTATGCCGGTACAAAGCTGGCGTTTGGGGCGCCGTATGAACCTCGCTACGATTTTACGCAGGCTGATGTCGTGCTGGCACTCGATGCTGATTTTGTCAGTGAAGGGCCTGGTCGGGTACGCTATGCCCGTGATTTGATGCAGCGGCGACGGGTTCGCGCCGAGACCGACACGATGAGCCGCTTGTATGTGGCCGAGCCGGTGTTCTCACCAACCGGTGCAATTGCTGATCATCGACTGGCGGTCTCGGCTGGTATGATCGGGCAATTAGCGGCGGCAGTGGCAAATCAGTTGGGGGTCGCTGCGGTTGCACCGGCAACCGGTCTGAACGAGAAGCAGCAGCAGTGGGTGTCGGCTGTCGCAGAGGATTTGCGGCGAGCCGGCTCACGGGCGGTCGTTATTGTCGGTGAAGCGCAACCGCCAGTTGTGCATGCTATTGCCCATGCAATCAATCTTCAGCTCGGCGCTGTTGGGACAACGGTCGAATATACTGAGCCGGTTGCGCAACCATCTGATCCTCAGGACCTGGTGACCCTGGTGAACGATTTGCGGGCTGGCAATGTCGAGCTCCTGGTCATTATCGATAGTAATCCCGTCTTTACTGCTCCAGCCGATCTCGGTTTTGCCGAGGCCATGCGGCAAGCAAAACAGACTGTTGTGCTCAACCCTTATGAAGATGAGACGGCAGCTCTGGCAACATGGTTTATCCCGCTAACCCATCCTCTTGAATCGTGGTCAGATGCGCGTGCCTATGATGGCACAGCAACGATTATGCAGCCGCTGATCCGCCCTCTATACAGCTCGCGGTCGGCACATGAACTCGTGGCTGCCCTGAACGGCAATATCGGCGTAACCGATTACGATATTGTGCGTGCGTACTGGCAGCAGCAAACCGGTCTCGAAGATGCTGCATTCGACGACTTCTTCAAGCGCGCACTTAGCTCAGGTATTGTCGAAGGTTCGCGCTTCACGCCGGTTCAGGTGTCGCTCGTCAATGGCTTGCGGCTTGAAGCACCGGCGCCATCAGCCGGTCTGGAGTTGATCTTCCGCCCCGATCCGGCGATTTGGGATGGTCGCTTCGCGAATAACGGTTGGTTGCAAGAGTTGCCACGTCCAATGACGAAACTGACGTGGGATAATGCGGCGCTGGTCAGTCCACGTACCGCAATTCGCTTGCTCAATTTACCTTTCGATCCGAATAGCCTGTCTGCTCCTGGCCGGGCTCGTGAGCAGGCGCTGGAACGGCTGACCGGTGAGAATGGCCGCATGATCGATGTCACCACACCGGTTGGCACATTACGACTACCAATCTGGATTGTACCCGGTCATGCGGAAGATACCATCACGGTGACCCTCGGCTATGGTCGGCAGCAGGGTGGTCGCGTGGCAGAAGGCGCCGGTTTTAATACCTATCGTTTGCGCCCAAGTACAGCACCATGGCTGGTTTCCGGAGTCGGTGTAGCTGCAACCAACGAACGTTATCTGCTGGTAAGCACCCAGGATCACTGGACGCTCGAAGGGCGTGATGTGGTGCGCGCCGGTGAATTTGCGCGCTTCAAAGAAGACCCTAAGTATATCGCTAAAGAGGTCTATGCCGAGAAGTACGGTTCACCTGAGCGGAAGCCGAAGTATCAGTCATTGCTGCCGGGGTCCTTACCTGGTTACGACTACAGCACCGGCCATCAGTGGGGTATGGTGATTGACCTGTCAGCGTGTATCGGCTGTAATGCCTGTGTCATTGCTTGCCAGGCCGAAAATAACATTCCCATTGTTGGCAAAGAGGAGGTTGCTCGTGGGCGTGAGATGCACTGGATCCGCATTGATCGCTACTACGCCGGAGAGGATCTCGACAACCCCGAAGCATACTTAATGCCAATGACCTGCGCACATTGTGAACAGGCGCCCTGTGAGTTGGTCTGTCCGGTTGCGGCTACTGTTCACGATGCCGAAGGTATCAACAACATGGTCTACAACCGCTGTGTTGGAACGAAGTATTGCTCGAACAACTGTCCATTTAAGGTGCGCCGGTTTAACTTCTTGCAGTACAGCGACCTGACCAGCGAGAGTCTGAAGCTGATGCGCAACCCGGAAGTGACGGTGCGTAATCGTGGTGTGATGGAAAAGTGCAGCTACTGCGTACAGCGGATCAGTGCAGCACGGATCAAGGCAAAAGTCGAAGGTAATCGGCCCATTCGCGATGGTGAGGTAGTCACTGCGTGCCAGCAAGTTTGTCCAACCGAGGCGATTATCTTTGGCAATATCAATGATCCTGATAGCCGAGTGGCTAAGATTAAGAAGCAGCCGCACAACTACACCGTGTTCGATGAGTTGAATCTCAAGCCGCGTACAAGCTACCTAGCACGGGTGCGCAACCCCGGTGAAGGGCTTGATGGTGGGCACAGTGCAGGGTAA
- a CDS encoding cytochrome c: protein MKYSIRQSILARVVRLAWLPLCLVLVACHVDMYDQPKYKPNDVSNFFPDGRAMQPPPANTVPLNSYNPNSPLMTGRVEGELAEQLPPEIKLDAALLAHGQSRYNAFCAPCHGLVGDGQGVIAYRGPMTVPSLHQDRLRTVPIGYFFDVITNGIGRMYSYAARIPPEDRWAIAAYVRALQLSQNTDVALLSEAELEQVKAGR, encoded by the coding sequence ATGAAGTATTCTATTCGTCAATCAATTCTGGCTCGGGTGGTGCGGTTGGCCTGGTTGCCGCTCTGCCTGGTGCTGGTTGCCTGTCACGTTGACATGTATGACCAGCCTAAATATAAGCCGAATGATGTGAGTAATTTCTTTCCAGATGGGCGCGCAATGCAACCGCCGCCTGCTAATACGGTGCCGTTAAACAGTTATAATCCCAACTCGCCATTAATGACTGGCCGGGTTGAGGGTGAACTGGCCGAGCAACTGCCGCCGGAGATCAAACTTGATGCCGCCCTGCTTGCCCATGGACAGTCGCGCTACAACGCTTTCTGCGCTCCGTGTCATGGGTTAGTTGGTGATGGTCAAGGTGTGATTGCCTATCGCGGACCAATGACGGTGCCAAGTTTACATCAAGATCGCTTGCGCACAGTTCCCATCGGCTACTTCTTTGATGTGATCACCAACGGTATTGGCAGAATGTACAGTTATGCAGCCCGTATTCCGCCTGAAGATCGCTGGGCCATTGCGGCGTATGTTCGTGCCCTGCAACTGAGTCAAAATACCGATGTCGCTTTGTTAAGTGAGGCTGAGCTGGAACAAGTTAAAGCCGGTCGCTAG
- a CDS encoding cytochrome c3 family protein: protein MSAQIFPRNANAIFLASLFGLVMLIVGTIAAMVGFYLSPWYTDVGVAKAQPVPFSHKHHVSELKIDCRYCHATVEKAAHAGFPATETCMSCHSQVWTNSPLLEVVRTSYQTGEPVVWNRIYDLPDFVYFNHSIHVAKGIGCSSCHGRIDQQQLAAKAQPLYMGWCLGCHRAPEDHIRPREEVFNMEWDVNSLSLAERQQLVIEYQIPTDGRLTNCFVCHR, encoded by the coding sequence ATGTCTGCCCAAATCTTTCCGCGTAATGCAAATGCGATCTTCCTGGCCAGTCTCTTTGGCCTTGTAATGCTGATAGTAGGGACGATTGCGGCGATGGTCGGTTTCTACCTCTCGCCATGGTATACTGATGTAGGGGTGGCCAAAGCACAGCCGGTTCCATTTAGCCATAAGCATCACGTCAGCGAGTTGAAGATCGACTGTCGGTATTGTCACGCTACAGTCGAGAAAGCTGCTCACGCAGGCTTTCCGGCAACTGAAACCTGTATGTCCTGCCATTCCCAGGTCTGGACAAATAGCCCATTGCTAGAGGTGGTTCGTACCAGCTATCAGACTGGCGAGCCGGTAGTTTGGAATCGCATTTACGACCTACCTGATTTTGTCTATTTTAACCATTCGATCCATGTAGCTAAGGGAATTGGTTGTAGTTCGTGCCACGGTCGGATCGATCAGCAACAGTTAGCGGCCAAAGCCCAACCACTGTATATGGGATGGTGTCTCGGTTGTCATCGTGCTCCCGAAGACCATATTCGTCCACGCGAAGAGGTTTTCAATATGGAGTGGGATGTCAATTCGCTCTCGTTGGCCGAACGGCAGCAATTGGTCATTGAGTACCAGATTCCCACCGATGGCCGCTTAACAAACTGCTTCGTGTGCCATCGCTAG